Proteins encoded together in one Neobacillus sp. FSL H8-0543 window:
- the ssb gene encoding single-stranded DNA-binding protein produces MINRVVLVGRLTKDPELKYTPNGIAVATFTLAVNRQFSNPQGEREADFLNIVVWRKAAENVANYLKKGSLAGVDGRIQVRTYEQDGKRQYFTEIVADNVQFLEPKGSSGGGRNNNDQFGAPPREPQGSPYGNSNNQNQRPAQNQNQNNNKFQRMDEDPFAGNGQIDISDDDLPF; encoded by the coding sequence ATGATAAATCGTGTTGTCCTTGTTGGCCGTTTAACGAAAGATCCTGAACTGAAATACACACCAAACGGCATTGCAGTTGCTACTTTTACTCTTGCGGTAAATCGTCAATTTTCAAATCCGCAAGGTGAAAGAGAAGCAGACTTCCTTAATATAGTTGTTTGGCGAAAAGCAGCTGAAAATGTTGCTAACTACCTTAAAAAGGGCAGTTTAGCAGGGGTTGATGGTCGAATTCAAGTTCGTACTTACGAACAAGATGGAAAGCGTCAGTATTTTACAGAGATTGTAGCGGATAATGTTCAATTTCTTGAACCTAAGGGCTCTTCTGGCGGCGGTAGAAACAACAATGATCAATTCGGTGCTCCACCTAGGGAACCGCAAGGATCTCCTTATGGTAACAGCAACAATCAGAATCAACGCCCTGCTCAAAACCAGAATCAAAACAATAATAAATTTCAGCGAATGGACGAGGACCCGTTTGCAGGGAATGGTCAAATTGACATCTCTGATGACGACCTTCCATTCTAA
- a CDS encoding YybS family protein, translating to MINVKRLTEGAVLLAVFAVLLLITLYVPLLGMIITFFIGVPFILFAAKNDGKITLVFVIASLFLSLIVGSIMSVPLALAYGTTGAVMGYFIRLNKSRFTILLSGTFVFLLNLIIIYTASIVLFKIDMIGEMIDMMQESMNTSAELLKNFGSAEETERAMNQFKEGLKLVKTLIPTLFVIASFFIVFIIQLVSFPMLKRFGIQAEKWKSFKDIRLPKSLLWYFLGILLVSMFANPEEGTYLFAAIVNLTYILQFLMVLQGLTFLFYYFDKKGISKAIAITIVIVSFIIPIFLYIIGILGIIDLGFDLRKGYDRKK from the coding sequence ATGATAAATGTCAAAAGGTTAACAGAAGGTGCCGTTTTATTAGCAGTCTTTGCGGTACTGTTGTTAATAACACTCTATGTACCATTATTAGGAATGATTATTACCTTCTTTATAGGAGTCCCATTTATATTATTTGCTGCTAAAAATGATGGGAAAATTACTCTAGTTTTTGTGATTGCTTCACTTTTTCTTTCGCTCATTGTTGGGTCGATTATGTCGGTTCCATTAGCGCTAGCCTATGGAACTACTGGTGCTGTAATGGGATATTTTATTCGGTTAAATAAGAGCAGGTTTACAATTTTGCTGTCAGGAACTTTTGTTTTCTTGCTTAATTTAATCATTATTTATACGGCTAGCATTGTCCTTTTTAAAATTGACATGATTGGTGAAATGATTGACATGATGCAGGAATCGATGAATACGTCTGCTGAACTGCTAAAGAATTTCGGAAGTGCAGAAGAAACTGAGCGGGCGATGAATCAATTTAAAGAGGGATTAAAACTAGTAAAAACGTTAATCCCGACCCTATTTGTGATTGCCTCTTTCTTCATCGTATTTATCATACAGCTCGTCTCCTTCCCAATGTTAAAAAGATTTGGCATTCAGGCAGAAAAGTGGAAGTCATTTAAGGATATAAGATTACCCAAAAGTTTACTTTGGTATTTCCTCGGTATCTTGTTAGTTAGTATGTTCGCTAATCCTGAAGAGGGTACATATTTGTTCGCAGCCATTGTAAACCTAACGTATATTCTGCAATTTCTAATGGTTCTTCAAGGATTAACGTTTCTGTTTTACTACTTTGATAAAAAAGGAATATCCAAAGCTATCGCGATAACCATAGTGATTGTATCCTTCATTATTCCAATTTTCCTTTATATTATAGGGATATTAGGTATAATTGACTTAGGCTTTGATTTACGAAAGGGCTACGATAGAAAAAAGTGA
- a CDS encoding molybdopterin-dependent oxidoreductase, which produces MASILKSACPLNCWDSCGFHVTVEHDRVIKVDGDPSHPITKGKICGRGRMLETRTNSSERLLYPLKKVNGEFQQISWNQVLDEIAVRMKEIKEQVGTTSVLHSHDYANNGILKNLDQRFFNCYGGVTELYGSLCWGAGIEAQKWDFGDAYSHEPKDVLNSKNIIIWGRNVARTNMHFYENLLEAKKKGAKLIVIDPLFNATAKIANEHITVKPGLDGLLAAGVMKEILRLGLEDRDFINNYSYGFADLLELLEGVTIEKVSEMTEVPIERITMLAKVFTDKPTATFMGLGLQRYQNGGNTIRLIDALVAVSGNIGIGGGGANYANLQVGQSFDIGNLTLTDRRKNHRQFSIMKQAEEVLAAIDPEIKMIIVTCGNPLTQVPDSMVVQKAFSSVETLVVIEQFMTDTARLADYVLPATNVFEEEDIYYSSMYHHYVNYGPKLVSAPGEAKPDLWIWTQLAERLGFGEEFNFSREEWLTMTLNSLAEKGLKLETLKERQTLELPVKLIPWQDRQFKTSSGKFEFTSEQGRLELAVPQESKWRNPELAEKFPYSLLTIHPMRSNHSQNYHLFKKDPQLQVEVAENIAKSLQLNEGDEVRVWNDRGEVRGYLTILSKVHPNTINIDEGIWKKFGGSVNNLTSSRASDNGLGSTLYDCLVNIEKVK; this is translated from the coding sequence TTGGCTAGCATTCTGAAATCAGCCTGTCCATTAAATTGTTGGGATAGCTGTGGATTTCACGTGACGGTTGAACATGACAGGGTAATAAAAGTAGACGGAGATCCTTCACACCCGATTACGAAAGGGAAAATTTGTGGAAGAGGCCGGATGCTCGAAACAAGGACAAACTCTTCGGAGCGGTTGCTTTACCCTTTAAAAAAGGTGAATGGGGAATTTCAGCAAATTTCCTGGAACCAAGTGCTTGATGAAATAGCAGTAAGGATGAAGGAAATAAAAGAACAGGTTGGAACAACATCTGTCCTGCATAGTCATGATTATGCGAATAACGGTATTTTAAAAAATCTCGACCAACGTTTCTTTAACTGTTATGGCGGTGTAACAGAACTTTATGGATCCCTTTGCTGGGGGGCGGGAATAGAAGCACAGAAATGGGATTTCGGTGATGCCTACAGTCATGAACCCAAGGATGTATTAAACAGTAAGAATATTATTATTTGGGGACGAAATGTCGCACGGACAAATATGCATTTTTATGAAAATCTGCTTGAAGCAAAGAAAAAGGGTGCCAAACTAATTGTCATTGACCCCCTATTTAATGCAACGGCTAAAATTGCAAATGAGCATATTACCGTAAAACCTGGTTTAGATGGATTATTAGCTGCTGGAGTCATGAAGGAAATCCTTCGATTAGGGCTTGAAGATCGTGATTTTATTAATAATTACTCTTATGGGTTTGCTGATTTATTAGAGCTCCTTGAGGGAGTCACAATAGAGAAAGTAAGTGAAATGACAGAGGTCCCAATTGAAAGAATCACCATGCTGGCAAAGGTGTTTACGGATAAGCCGACAGCCACCTTCATGGGTCTAGGCTTGCAAAGATATCAAAATGGAGGAAACACGATTCGTTTGATAGATGCGCTAGTCGCCGTCAGCGGCAATATTGGTATCGGCGGAGGCGGGGCTAATTATGCTAACCTCCAGGTTGGACAAAGCTTTGATATTGGCAATTTGACACTCACAGATCGTCGGAAAAACCACCGCCAATTTTCGATTATGAAGCAAGCAGAAGAAGTTCTTGCGGCAATCGATCCAGAAATTAAAATGATTATCGTGACCTGCGGAAATCCTTTAACCCAAGTACCAGACTCAATGGTCGTTCAGAAGGCTTTTTCTTCAGTTGAAACGCTTGTTGTCATTGAACAATTTATGACGGATACGGCGCGATTAGCTGATTATGTGTTACCCGCGACGAACGTATTTGAAGAAGAAGATATTTACTATTCTTCGATGTATCATCATTACGTAAATTATGGACCTAAACTTGTCTCAGCGCCTGGGGAGGCTAAGCCTGATTTATGGATTTGGACACAATTAGCAGAACGGCTTGGCTTTGGCGAGGAGTTTAATTTTTCCAGAGAAGAATGGCTTACCATGACGCTAAATTCACTAGCTGAGAAAGGGCTAAAGCTAGAGACTCTTAAGGAACGACAAACCTTGGAGCTCCCAGTTAAGCTGATACCATGGCAGGACCGTCAGTTTAAAACATCATCAGGGAAATTTGAATTTACTAGTGAGCAAGGACGTTTGGAACTTGCGGTACCACAGGAATCAAAATGGAGAAATCCTGAGCTTGCAGAGAAGTTTCCATATAGTTTATTAACAATTCATCCGATGAGGTCGAATCATTCCCAAAACTATCATTTATTTAAAAAAGACCCGCAGCTTCAGGTAGAAGTGGCTGAGAATATTGCAAAATCGCTGCAGTTGAATGAGGGTGATGAGGTAAGGGTATGGAATGACCGCGGCGAAGTACGAGGGTATTTAACTATTCTGTCAAAGGTACATCCCAATACAATTAATATTGATGAAGGAATTTGGAAGAAGTTTGGCGGTTCCGTCAATAATTTAACTTCAAGCAGAGCATCCGATAACGGCCTGGGTAGTACGTTGTATGATTGCTTGGTAAATATTGAAAAAGTAAAATAA
- the yyaC gene encoding spore protease YyaC: MNLRPKLFDRKTNTRILHDDFQASENLAEELLSYTSSLLSRPIVFVCIGTDRSTGDSLGPLVGTLLEEREINSFHVYGTLDDPIHAVNLEEKLIEIYAKHNDPYLIGIDACLGRLKSVGVIQVGNGPVRPGAGVNKELPAVGNIHITGIVNVSGFMEFFVLQNTRLNLVMKMAKTIANGIYQASLLHPNKRWQELNQDKEHKHTN, translated from the coding sequence ATGAATCTAAGACCAAAACTCTTTGACAGGAAGACTAATACACGAATACTTCATGATGATTTTCAAGCGTCTGAGAATCTAGCTGAGGAACTTCTTTCATATACATCAAGCTTGTTAAGCCGTCCGATTGTTTTCGTTTGTATTGGTACTGATCGTTCCACTGGAGATTCATTAGGCCCGCTTGTTGGAACCTTGCTAGAAGAAAGGGAAATTAACTCCTTTCACGTGTATGGTACATTAGATGATCCGATACATGCAGTTAATCTTGAAGAAAAACTAATAGAAATTTACGCGAAACATAATGACCCATACTTAATTGGAATTGATGCCTGTTTAGGGAGACTAAAAAGTGTTGGGGTAATACAAGTCGGAAATGGACCTGTACGGCCAGGCGCAGGAGTAAATAAGGAACTACCTGCAGTAGGTAATATCCATATTACTGGTATTGTCAATGTAAGTGGATTCATGGAGTTTTTTGTATTACAAAATACCCGACTCAATTTAGTCATGAAAATGGCCAAAACAATTGCAAATGGTATTTATCAGGCAAGCCTCCTGCATCCTAATAAACGATGGCAAGAGCTAAACCAGGACAAAGAACATAAACATACAAATTAA
- the rpsR gene encoding 30S ribosomal protein S18 translates to MAGQRKGGRAKRRKVCYFTANGISRIDYKDVDLLKKFISERGKILPRRVTGTSAKYQRKLTVAIKRARQMALLPFVSGE, encoded by the coding sequence ATGGCAGGACAACGTAAAGGCGGTCGCGCAAAACGCCGGAAAGTGTGTTATTTCACAGCTAACGGCATTTCTCGCATCGACTATAAAGATGTAGATTTACTTAAAAAATTCATCTCTGAACGTGGAAAGATTTTACCACGTCGTGTAACTGGTACAAGCGCTAAATATCAGCGTAAATTAACAGTTGCTATCAAACGTGCACGTCAAATGGCATTACTACCATTCGTGTCTGGTGAATAA
- the rpsF gene encoding 30S ribosomal protein S6 → MNKYEIMYIIRPNIEDEARKALVERFNTILLDNGAETAETKDWGKRRLAYEINDFRDGYYQIAKTQASADAVQEFSRLAKISEDIIRHLVIREEA, encoded by the coding sequence ATGAATAAGTACGAAATCATGTACATCATCCGCCCAAATATTGAAGATGAAGCTAGAAAAGCTCTAGTAGAGCGTTTTAACACAATTCTTCTTGACAATGGTGCGGAAACTGCTGAAACAAAGGATTGGGGTAAGCGCCGTCTTGCATACGAAATCAACGATTTCCGCGACGGATACTACCAAATCGCTAAAACACAAGCTTCAGCTGATGCAGTACAAGAATTTTCTCGTCTTGCAAAAATCAGCGAAGATATCATTCGCCATCTTGTAATTAGAGAAGAAGCTTAA
- the dnaB gene encoding replicative DNA helicase produces the protein MSDLFADRLPPQNIEAEQAILGAIFLEPTSLTVASEILIPEDFYRAAHQKIFNVMLKLNDEGKAVDLVTVSEELAATKLLEDTGGVSYISDLAGSVPTAANIEYYARIVEEKSLLRRLIRTATAIASDGYAREDEVEALLSEAEKNILAVAQRKNAGAFHNIKDVLVRTYDNIEEMHNRVGEVTGIATGFAELDRMTAGFQRNDLIIVGARPSVGKTAFALNIAANVATKTDENVAIFSLEMGAEQLVMRMLCSEGNIDAQRLRTGSLTDDDWGKLTMAMGSLSNSGIFIDDTPGVRISDIRSKCRRLKQEHGLGMILIDYLQLILGSGRSGENRQQEVSEISRSLKQLARELQIPVIALSQLSRGVEQRQDKRPMMSDIRESGSIEQDADIVAFLYRDDYYDKESENKNIIEIIIAKQRNGPTGTVSLAFVKEYNKFVNLETRYDAAPGA, from the coding sequence ATGAGCGATTTATTTGCAGATCGTCTGCCGCCACAAAATATTGAAGCGGAGCAGGCCATATTAGGTGCGATTTTTTTAGAACCTACCTCCTTAACTGTAGCTTCTGAAATATTAATACCTGAAGATTTTTATCGTGCAGCACACCAAAAGATTTTTAATGTGATGCTTAAGTTAAATGATGAAGGGAAAGCCGTGGACTTAGTAACGGTATCCGAAGAACTTGCAGCTACTAAGCTTTTAGAAGATACAGGTGGAGTAAGTTATATAAGTGACCTCGCAGGCTCTGTCCCTACAGCTGCAAATATTGAATATTATGCTAGAATCGTAGAAGAAAAATCATTGCTTAGGCGCTTAATTCGTACAGCAACTGCGATTGCATCGGATGGTTATGCCCGTGAAGATGAAGTGGAAGCATTATTAAGCGAAGCGGAGAAAAACATATTAGCTGTTGCTCAACGAAAAAATGCAGGTGCATTCCACAATATTAAAGATGTTCTCGTTCGTACGTATGACAATATTGAAGAGATGCACAACCGTGTTGGTGAAGTTACTGGCATTGCTACGGGATTCGCAGAACTGGACCGGATGACAGCTGGATTCCAGCGTAATGACTTAATTATTGTTGGAGCACGTCCTTCCGTGGGTAAAACGGCCTTTGCTTTGAATATTGCAGCCAATGTTGCGACGAAAACGGATGAGAATGTTGCGATTTTTAGTCTTGAGATGGGCGCAGAACAGCTTGTAATGCGTATGCTGTGTTCTGAGGGAAATATTGACGCGCAGCGTCTTCGTACCGGTTCTTTGACGGATGATGATTGGGGCAAACTGACAATGGCAATGGGCAGTCTGTCTAACTCAGGTATTTTCATCGATGATACTCCAGGGGTTAGAATTAGTGATATCCGTTCCAAATGCCGCCGTTTAAAGCAAGAGCATGGCCTAGGCATGATCTTAATTGATTATTTGCAGCTCATTTTAGGAAGTGGCCGTTCGGGTGAAAACCGTCAGCAGGAAGTATCTGAGATTTCCCGCTCCCTCAAGCAATTGGCGCGTGAGCTTCAAATTCCCGTTATTGCACTTTCTCAGCTTTCTCGTGGTGTGGAACAACGTCAGGATAAACGCCCGATGATGTCCGATATCCGTGAATCAGGTAGTATCGAGCAGGATGCCGATATTGTAGCATTCTTGTACCGTGACGATTACTATGACAAAGAATCAGAGAATAAGAATATTATAGAAATCATCATTGCAAAGCAGCGTAACGGTCCAACAGGGACAGTTTCATTAGCGTTTGTAAAAGAATACAATAAATTTGTAAATCTAGAAACACGCTATGATGCTGCTCCAGGTGCATAG
- a CDS encoding mechanosensitive ion channel family protein: protein MSSAKNIIQRYIDKLQNEDTWMAIGEGALKIIAILIVTNILIRIGKVAIRNVFKLRSHTQNLIKTSERRDETLARLLDNILTYVVYFISFMMILSVFDIDVKGLIAGAGIVGLAVGFGAQNLVKDIITGFFIIFEDQFSVGDHVRIGTFEGTVETIGLRTTKLKTWTGEVHILPNGSITQVSNFSVNNSVAVVDIAIAYGEDVDKAERAIQELLELLPNQYEDLEKPPELLGIQTMGPTEVVLRVVAETLPMKHFGVARMLRKDIKNHLDEQGIKIPYPKLVMYSSGTEQPK, encoded by the coding sequence ATGAGTTCTGCAAAAAATATTATACAAAGATATATCGATAAACTTCAAAATGAAGACACATGGATGGCTATTGGTGAAGGGGCGTTAAAAATCATTGCCATACTTATCGTTACCAATATTTTAATTAGAATCGGAAAAGTGGCTATCCGCAATGTATTCAAATTAAGATCGCACACGCAAAATCTGATAAAGACTTCAGAGCGCCGCGATGAGACATTAGCAAGACTTCTTGATAATATCCTTACCTATGTTGTTTATTTTATTTCCTTTATGATGATTCTTTCCGTTTTTGACATTGATGTAAAAGGATTGATAGCAGGAGCAGGGATTGTCGGACTTGCAGTTGGCTTTGGAGCGCAGAACCTAGTTAAAGATATTATTACTGGCTTTTTTATCATTTTTGAGGATCAATTTTCTGTTGGCGACCATGTGCGAATTGGAACATTTGAAGGTACGGTGGAGACGATTGGCTTAAGAACAACAAAGCTAAAAACCTGGACGGGTGAAGTACATATTTTACCGAACGGGAGCATTACTCAAGTATCCAATTTTTCAGTAAATAACAGTGTCGCTGTGGTTGATATTGCAATTGCTTATGGTGAAGATGTTGACAAGGCAGAAAGGGCCATCCAAGAGCTCCTTGAACTATTACCCAATCAATATGAAGATTTAGAAAAGCCGCCAGAGCTATTAGGAATTCAAACAATGGGACCAACGGAGGTAGTCTTGCGGGTCGTGGCTGAAACGCTACCAATGAAGCATTTCGGGGTTGCAAGGATGTTGCGGAAGGATATCAAAAATCATTTGGATGAGCAAGGAATCAAAATTCCATATCCAAAGCTTGTTATGTACTCGAGTGGAACGGAACAACCTAAATAA
- a CDS encoding DHH family phosphoesterase: protein MPAFIEKRSIRYPFYGLIGIAAVLLIVLSFYNWIASLAGLFLIILPLYYMIIIDNRQRKEMEEYISTLSYRVKRVGEEALMEMPIGIMLINDEYFIEWANPFLSSYFDEDTLVGKSLYEIADSLVPLIKQEVDTEIITLHDRKFQVILKREERLLYFFDVTEQKEIEKLYHDERTVIAIIFLDNYDELTQGMDDQMRGSINNIVTSTLNRWAQENGVFLKRISSERFIAVFSEGILQMLEKGKFTVLDEVREMTSKQNLSFTLSIGVGAGTPSLPELGVLAQSSLDLALGRGGDQVAIKQPNGKVKFFGGKTNPIEKRTRVRARVISHALKELIIASDKVIIMGHKNPDMDSIGSSIGIYRVAQMNQKEAYMVVNAQELGGGVQRLMEEIRPQEHLYSHFIGPEEALEISTEKTLLVIVDTHKPALVIEARLLNKIDHVVVIDHHRRGEEFIDNPVLVYMEPYASSTSELVTEFLEYQPKRGKIEMIEATALLAGIVVDTKSFTLRTGARTFDAASYLRGQGADTILVQKLLKENIDTYIKRSKLIESAAVFHEGIAIAKGDEEEFNDQVLIAQAADTLLTMDNVVASFVIARRSDEIISISARSLGSINVQVIMESLSGGGHLTNAATQFAGITILEAEKQLKQAIEDYFEGGKKE from the coding sequence TTGCCCGCATTTATCGAAAAACGCTCAATTCGTTACCCGTTTTACGGGCTAATAGGTATTGCAGCAGTGTTGCTCATTGTCCTGTCGTTTTATAATTGGATCGCTAGTTTGGCAGGGCTATTTCTAATCATCCTTCCACTGTACTATATGATTATCATTGATAATCGGCAAAGAAAAGAGATGGAAGAATATATCTCAACCCTTTCTTACCGGGTAAAAAGAGTCGGTGAAGAGGCACTCATGGAAATGCCGATTGGGATTATGCTGATTAATGATGAGTATTTTATTGAATGGGCCAATCCCTTTTTGTCTTCCTATTTTGACGAAGATACTCTGGTTGGAAAGTCCCTCTATGAAATAGCTGATTCCTTAGTTCCATTAATTAAACAGGAAGTGGACACAGAGATTATTACTCTGCATGACCGTAAGTTTCAGGTAATACTTAAGCGTGAAGAACGACTGCTTTATTTTTTCGATGTAACAGAGCAAAAAGAAATAGAAAAATTGTATCATGATGAGCGAACGGTTATTGCCATAATCTTTTTAGATAACTACGATGAATTGACGCAAGGCATGGATGATCAAATGCGTGGAAGTATTAATAATATTGTAACCTCTACATTAAATAGATGGGCTCAGGAGAATGGAGTATTTTTAAAACGAATTTCTTCTGAACGATTTATTGCCGTTTTTAGTGAAGGAATTCTCCAAATGCTTGAAAAGGGAAAATTCACTGTCCTTGACGAAGTAAGGGAAATGACTTCGAAGCAAAATTTATCGTTTACCTTAAGTATTGGCGTCGGTGCCGGTACACCATCCTTGCCCGAGTTAGGTGTGTTAGCCCAATCGAGCCTTGACCTTGCCTTAGGCAGAGGCGGAGATCAGGTAGCCATTAAACAGCCAAATGGAAAGGTGAAGTTTTTTGGCGGTAAAACGAACCCGATTGAGAAACGGACACGCGTAAGGGCGCGAGTCATATCCCATGCATTAAAGGAATTGATTATAGCAAGTGATAAGGTAATAATTATGGGACATAAAAATCCTGATATGGATTCTATCGGTTCTTCGATAGGAATCTACCGAGTAGCACAAATGAATCAAAAGGAAGCCTACATGGTTGTAAACGCACAAGAATTAGGCGGCGGTGTACAAAGGTTAATGGAAGAAATTCGCCCTCAAGAACACTTATATTCGCATTTTATTGGTCCAGAAGAGGCGCTTGAGATTTCAACAGAAAAAACACTGCTAGTAATTGTCGATACGCACAAACCAGCGCTCGTCATTGAAGCACGATTGTTAAATAAAATTGACCATGTTGTCGTTATTGATCATCACCGCCGCGGCGAAGAGTTCATTGATAACCCTGTCCTTGTGTATATGGAGCCATACGCCTCCTCTACTTCAGAGCTGGTGACCGAATTTCTTGAATATCAGCCAAAACGCGGTAAAATTGAAATGATAGAAGCAACAGCCTTGCTAGCTGGTATTGTCGTTGATACAAAAAGCTTTACTTTAAGAACAGGCGCCCGAACATTTGACGCAGCCTCCTATCTAAGAGGTCAAGGGGCAGACACCATTCTTGTTCAAAAGCTTCTGAAGGAAAACATTGATACGTATATAAAAAGGTCAAAGCTAATCGAATCAGCAGCCGTTTTCCATGAGGGTATTGCTATAGCAAAAGGTGATGAAGAGGAGTTTAATGACCAAGTCCTTATTGCTCAAGCTGCAGATACATTACTGACGATGGATAATGTAGTTGCTTCATTTGTCATTGCGAGACGGAGTGATGAGATTATTTCAATTAGTGCAAGGTCATTAGGCAGTATCAATGTCCAAGTCATTATGGAAAGCCTCTCAGGCGGAGGACATCTGACAAATGCAGCAACGCAATTTGCTGGTATAACCATTCTAGAAGCTGAAAAACAATTAAAGCAAGCAATTGAAGATTATTTTGAAGGTGGGAAAAAAGAATGA
- the rplI gene encoding 50S ribosomal protein L9, which translates to MKVIFLKDVKGKGKKGEVKNVADGYAHNFLIKQGLAMEANSASISTLDAQKKKEAKLAAEELAEAKELKDTLEKITVELTAKAGEGGRLFGSITTKQIAEELLKKHGIKIDKRKMELTDAIRTLGSTKVPVKLHHEVLATLTVSVKETN; encoded by the coding sequence ATGAAAGTAATTTTTCTAAAAGACGTTAAAGGAAAAGGGAAAAAAGGCGAAGTTAAAAATGTAGCTGATGGCTATGCACATAACTTTTTAATTAAACAGGGTTTAGCGATGGAAGCAAATAGTGCGAGTATTAGTACATTAGATGCTCAAAAGAAAAAAGAGGCAAAATTAGCAGCAGAAGAGCTTGCTGAAGCCAAAGAGCTAAAAGATACATTGGAAAAAATCACAGTGGAATTAACAGCAAAAGCAGGTGAAGGCGGCCGATTATTCGGTTCAATCACTACAAAGCAAATTGCTGAAGAACTGTTAAAGAAGCATGGAATTAAGATTGATAAACGAAAAATGGAATTAACCGATGCCATCCGTACACTAGGTTCGACAAAGGTTCCAGTCAAACTTCACCATGAAGTTTTGGCAACCTTGACGGTTTCAGTTAAAGAAACAAACTAA
- the ychF gene encoding redox-regulated ATPase YchF: protein MALTAGIVGLPNVGKSTLFNAITQAGAESANYPFCTIDPNVGIVEVPDHRLTKLTELVQPKKTVPTAFEFTDIAGIVKGASKGEGLGNKFLSHIRQVDAICHVVRCFADENITHVSGKVDPISDIEVINLELILADMESVEKRIGRVEKLSKQKDKDAVAEFEVLSMLRDAFEQEKPARAVEFTEEQKKVAKMLHLLTLKPVLYVANVSEEEIANPSDNEYVQKVREFAATENAEVIVICAKVEEEIAELEGEEKQMFLEELGIEESGLDQLIRAAYSLIGLATYFTAGVQEVRAWTFITGMKAPQCAGIIHTDFERGFIRAETVSYDDLLAAGSYNAAKEAGKVRLEGKEYIVKDGDVIHFRFNV from the coding sequence ATGGCTTTAACAGCTGGAATCGTAGGGCTGCCGAACGTAGGTAAGTCTACTTTATTTAATGCAATTACACAGGCTGGTGCGGAATCTGCAAACTACCCGTTCTGTACGATTGATCCAAACGTAGGGATTGTAGAAGTACCAGACCACCGTTTAACAAAATTGACAGAGCTTGTTCAACCAAAAAAGACCGTCCCAACTGCTTTTGAATTTACAGATATTGCAGGGATTGTAAAAGGTGCAAGTAAAGGTGAAGGTTTAGGAAACAAGTTCCTTTCACACATCCGTCAAGTTGATGCCATTTGCCATGTTGTTCGCTGCTTTGCAGATGAGAATATCACCCATGTATCAGGAAAAGTCGACCCAATATCTGATATTGAGGTTATTAATCTTGAGTTAATCCTAGCTGACATGGAGTCAGTCGAAAAACGTATTGGCCGAGTCGAGAAATTATCCAAACAAAAGGATAAGGATGCAGTAGCAGAATTTGAAGTGTTATCAATGCTCCGTGATGCTTTTGAACAAGAGAAACCTGCTCGGGCAGTTGAATTTACTGAAGAACAAAAGAAAGTAGCAAAAATGCTTCACTTGCTGACATTAAAGCCAGTTCTTTATGTAGCGAATGTAAGTGAAGAAGAAATTGCTAATCCGTCAGATAATGAATACGTACAAAAGGTCCGTGAATTTGCTGCAACAGAAAATGCAGAAGTAATCGTTATCTGTGCAAAAGTAGAAGAAGAAATCGCCGAACTTGAAGGCGAAGAGAAGCAAATGTTTCTTGAAGAGCTTGGGATTGAAGAATCAGGTCTCGACCAATTGATTCGTGCAGCCTATAGCTTAATCGGGTTAGCTACTTACTTCACAGCTGGTGTTCAAGAGGTTCGTGCTTGGACATTTATTACTGGAATGAAGGCACCACAATGTGCAGGAATCATTCACACTGATTTCGAACGAGGATTTATTCGTGCCGAAACAGTTTCCTATGATGATTTATTGGCAGCTGGAAGCTATAATGCTGCGAAAGAAGCAGGGAAAGTCCGCCTAGAAGGTAAAGAATACATCGTAAAAGACGGAGACGTCATCCACTTCCGCTTTAATGTATAG
- a CDS encoding DUF951 domain-containing protein, protein MEEKEYALNDVVEMKKQHPCGTNRWKIIRMGMDIRIKCEGCEHSVLIPRREFSRKMKKILVKHEE, encoded by the coding sequence ATGGAAGAAAAGGAATATGCACTAAACGATGTTGTCGAGATGAAAAAACAGCATCCATGTGGAACCAATCGCTGGAAGATTATTCGAATGGGGATGGATATTCGCATTAAATGTGAGGGCTGTGAACATAGCGTTCTTATCCCAAGACGAGAGTTTTCGCGAAAAATGAAAAAGATTCTAGTGAAGCATGAAGAGTAA